A genomic segment from Dendropsophus ebraccatus isolate aDenEbr1 chromosome 7, aDenEbr1.pat, whole genome shotgun sequence encodes:
- the SEC31A gene encoding protein transport protein Sec31A isoform X1, whose protein sequence is MKLKEIDRTAMQAWSPSQQHPIYLATGTSAQQLDATFSTNASLEIFELDLDEPSLDMKSCASFASSHRYHKLIWGPHGANSESSVTGILIAGGENGNVILYDPAKILAGDNNVLIAQQDKHTGPVRALDVNPFQTNLFASGANESEIYIWDCNHLAVPMTPGTKSQPLEDISCIAWNRQVQHILASASPSGRATVWDLRKNEPILKVSDHSNRMHCSGMAWHPDVATQMVLSSEDDRLPVIQMWDLRFASSPLRVMENHARGILAIAWSMADPEMLLSCAKDSKILCSNPNTGEVLYELPTNTQWCFDIQWCPRNPAVLSAASFDGHISVYSIMGGGNDNLNQKQADKLSLSFGNLDPFGTGQSLPPLQLPQQTAPQSSVQPLKKPPKWLRRPVGASFSFGGKLVTFGAEKTQAAQQHPQGDRYHVYVSQVVTEEEFLNRSNKLQDVVSTGAFLDYCQKKIDDAKNDFEKNVWSFLKVNFEDDSRGKYLELLGFRKEDLGAKIASVLSQVDGPDQTVKETDQAVENDEEESDASEELILGESANQEKGEGGASTPSGETFNISVSGDVDGLITQALLTGNFESAVDLCLHDNRMADAIILAIAGGPDLLARTQTKYFAKSQSKITRLITAVVTKNWSDIVESCDLKNWREALAAVLTYARPEEFATLCDLLGSRLEKEGDQSLQAQACLCYICAGNVEKLVACWTKAQDGVSPLSLQDLIEKVVILRKAVQVTQAVDTQDVGVLLADKMSQYAILLAAQGSLAAAMAFLPNNTNQLNIVQLRERLCRAQGESSVPSTNTMPTRTAPAVPQRIPTHVNPTSDNHYYPQARIAPTVTSWSNKNPTALTSPAPAASSSFDTQRENAPPPGFNIPGNMYPSPPVATAPPPDSNANPYNMGARQTYPQPYPPAPQYYGSEGQAVYPPQPSASVPAASPYPSSYVPSSHSAPQPLYPVQPQHSPVSSSSSLPSLPPPGHSFQHARPGVPAASAPYAIPPPGSTGTLPAASELPASQRTEFSTVQDMTTYQQGPQNGWNDPPALSRTSKKKVLENRLPPPPITAPIMADPLSQPQQAPLPVAPAATVPFQPSHMPIPQAGVHLDSSKPSTEGAPGAPIGNTIQAMHSLPAEKITKNPIPEEHLILKTTFEALIQRCLSSAIDPQTKRKLDDANKRLESLYDKLREQTLSPSIIAGLHNIARSIESRNYMEGLNIHTHIVSTSNFSETSAFMPVLKVVLTQANKLGV, encoded by the exons ATGAAGCTAAAAGAGATTGACCGTACTGCTATGCAGGCCTGGAGCCCTTCTCAGCAACATCCCATATATCTAGCTACAG GCACCTCTGCCCAACAGCTTGATGCCACATTCAGCACAAATGCATCTTTGGAGATTTTCGAGCTGGATTTGGATGAACCATCGCTAGATATGAAGTCCTGCGCTTCCTTTGCCTCTTCTCAtcg GTACCATAAGCTTATTTGGGGGCCACATGGAGCAAACTCTGAAAGCAGCGTTACAGGTATTCTCATTGCCGGAGGGGAGAACGGAAATGTAATTCTTTATGACCCCGCCAAGATTTTGGCCGGTGACAATAACGTGCTGATCGCTCAGCAGGATAAGCATACTGGGCCAGTCAGAGCTTTGGATGTAAATCCCTTCCAG ACAAACCTTTTTGCCTCTGGTGCCAATGAATCTGAAATTTACATTTGGGATTGTAATCACCTAGCTGTCCCCATGACGCCTGGCACCAAATCTCAG cCCCTGGAGGACATCAGCTGCATTGCATGGAACAGACAAGTTCAGCACATTCTGGCTTCTGCTAGCCCCAGTGGTAGAGCCACAGTATGGGACCTGCGAAAAAATGAACCAATTCTTAAAGTCAGCGACCACAGCAACAGG ATGCATTGTTCTGGCATGGCTTGGCATCCTGATGTGGCTACACAAATGGTCTTGTCTTCTGAAGATGATCGCTTACCTGTAATACAGATGTGGGATCTTAGATTTGCTTCTTCACCATTACGAGTGATGGAAAATCATGCAAG GGGCATCTTGGCTATTGCCTGGAGTATGGCAGACCCAGAAATGTTACTGAGCTGTGCGAAAGACTCCAAAATACTCTGCTCCAATCCCAACACCGGAGAA GTTTTGTATGAACTTCCTACCAATACCCAGTGGTGTTTTGATATCCAGTGGTGTCCGCGGAATCCGGCTGTGCTTTCTGCAGCTTCTTTTGATGGACATATCAGCGTTTATTCCATCATGGGTGGAGGCAATGACAATCTCAATCAGAAACAGGCGGATAAG CTTTCTTTATCTTTTGGGAATTTGGACCCATTTGGCACTGGACAatcccttcctcctctgcagcttcctCAGCAGACTGCACCACAGAGCAGCGTTCAACCTCTGAAAAAACCACCAAAGTGGCTGCGACGACCAGTTGGGGCCTCATTTTCT tttgGGGGGAAGTTGGTTACGTTTGGAGCTGAGAAGACTCAAGCAGCCCAACAGCATCCACAGGGGGACCGGTATCACGTGTATGTCAGCCAAGTGGTCACTGAGGAAGAATTTCTGAACCGCTCCAACAAACTTCAAGATGTGGTCAGCACAGGAGCGTTCCTTGACTATTGCCAGAAAAAGATTGATGATGCCAAGAATGACTTTGAAAAAAATGTCTGGTCATTCCTCAAG GTAAATTTTGAAGATGATTCTCGAGGGAAGTATCTAGAGCTTCTAGGATTCAGAAAGGAAGATCTTGGAGCAAAG ATTGCATCTGTTTTAAGCCAAGTTGATGGGCCAGATCAG ACTGTCAAAGAAACTGACCAGGCTGTAGAGAATGATGAGGAAGAAAGTGATGCGTCAGAGGAACTGATCTTGGGGGAG AGTGCAAACCAAGAGAAAGGAGAAGGTGGTGCCTCCACCCCGTCAGGTGAAACATTTAATATATCAGTGAGCGGAG ATGTTGATGGACTTATCACTCAAGCTTTGCTGACGGGGAACTTTGAAAGTGCAGTTGATCTTTGTTTACATGATAACCGTATGGCTGATGCAATTATTCTGGCCATTGCCGGAGGACCTGATTTATTGGCCAGGACGCAAACCAAATACTTTGCTAAATCGCAAAGCAAAATAACAAGG CtgatcacggctgttgttaccaAGAACTGGAGTGATATTGTGGAATCCTGTGATCTTAAGAATTGGAGAGAAGCACTTGCTGCAGTCTTGACCTATGCCAGGCCTGAAGAATTTGCTACTCTGTGTG ACCTATTGGGCTCCAGGCTTGAAAAGGAGGGTGATCAGTCTCTGCAGGCACAAGCCTGTCTATGCTACATCTGTGCAGGGAATGTAGAGAAACTAGTGGCCTGTTGGACCAAAGCCCAGGATGGAGTCAGCCCCCTCTCACTTCAG GATCTTATAGAAAAAGTGGTCATACTTCGTAAAGCCGTGCAAGTCACACAAGCTGTGGATACACAAGATGTTGGTGTCCTCCTGGCAGATAAGATGAGTCAGTATGCCATCTTACTGGCAGCTCAGGGTAGCCTTGCAGCTGCTATGGCATTTTTACCCAACAACACCAATCAG CTAAACATAGTGCAGTTGCGGGAGAGATTGTGCCGAGCACAAGGAGAGAGCAGCGTGCCTTCCACAAACACTATGCCAACCCGCACAGCACCAGCGGTTCCACAGCGCATACCAACGCATGTGAATCCAACATCGGACAACCATTACTACCCACAG GCTAGAATTGCCCCTACTGTCACTTCCTGGAGTAACAAAAACCCTACTGCCCTTACCAGCCCTgcacctgctgcctcctcttccttTGACACACAG agAGAAAATGCTCCTCCACCTGGCTTCAACATCCCTGGTAATATGTATCCATCTCCTCCTGTAGCTACAGCTCCACCACCGGATTCTAATGCCAACCCGTACAACATGGGGGCTCGGCAAACCTACCCCCAAC CCTATCCACCTGCTCCACAGTATTACGGTTCTGAGGGACAAGCGGTCTATCCACCTCAACCGTCAGCCTCAGTTCCCGCTGCCTCACCATACCCTAGCTCTTATGTCCCATCTTCCCACTCTGCTCCTCAACCTCTCTATCCTGTGCAGCCTCAACACTCTCCAGTGTCGTCATCATCTTCACTtccttctctccctcctcctggacATTCCTTCCAGCATGCCAGGCCAGGAGTGCCAGCTGCCTCTGCTCCTTATGCAATACCTCCACCTGGATCTACAGGTACTCTGCCTGCTGCCAGTGAGCTGCCTGCATCCCAGAGAACAG AATTTTCCACTGTTCAAGATATGACAACATACCAGCAAG GGCCACAGAATGGATGGAATGACCCCCCTGCTCTCAGTAGAACTTCAAAGAAAAAG GTTCTTGAAAACCGCCTCCCTcctccaccaatcacagctccgatAATGGCAGACCCACTGTCCCAACCGCAGCAAGCTCCATTGCCTGTAGCGCCTGCAGCAACAGTACCATTTCAGCCATCTCACATGCCAATCCCCCAAGCAGGAGTACACCTTGACTCCTCAAAGCCTAGTACAGAGGGTGCTCCAGGTGCACCCATTGGCAACACCATTCAG GCTATGCACAGCTTACCTGCTGAGAAGATCACCAAGAACCCGATCCCTGAGGAGCATCTAATCCTGAAAACGACTTTTGAAGCCCTCATCCAAAGATGTTTATCATCAGCCATCGATCCT caAACCAAAAGGAAATTGGATGATGCAAATAAGAGGCTGGAGTCCTTGTATGACAAGCTCAGAGAGCAAACG CTGTCTCCATCAATTATTGCAGGTTTACACAACATCGCCAGAAGTATTGAGTCTCGAAACTATATGGAAGGTCTGAACATCCATACTCACATAGTGAGCACCAGTAACTTCAGTGAAACATCTGCCTTCATGCCAGTACTCAAAGTAGTGCTTACCCAGGCCAATAAACTTGGAGTGTGA
- the SEC31A gene encoding protein transport protein Sec31A isoform X16, with translation MKLKEIDRTAMQAWSPSQQHPIYLATGTSAQQLDATFSTNASLEIFELDLDEPSLDMKSCASFASSHRYHKLIWGPHGANSESSVTGILIAGGENGNVILYDPAKILAGDNNVLIAQQDKHTGPVRALDVNPFQTNLFASGANESEIYIWDCNHLAVPMTPGTKSQPLEDISCIAWNRQVQHILASASPSGRATVWDLRKNEPILKVSDHSNRMHCSGMAWHPDVATQMVLSSEDDRLPVIQMWDLRFASSPLRVMENHARGILAIAWSMADPEMLLSCAKDSKILCSNPNTGEVLYELPTNTQWCFDIQWCPRNPAVLSAASFDGHISVYSIMGGGNDNLNQKQADKLSLSFGNLDPFGTGQSLPPLQLPQQTAPQSSVQPLKKPPKWLRRPVGASFSFGGKLVTFGAEKTQAAQQHPQGDRYHVYVSQVVTEEEFLNRSNKLQDVVSTGAFLDYCQKKIDDAKNDFEKNVWSFLKVNFEDDSRGKYLELLGFRKEDLGAKIASVLSQVDGPDQSANQEKGEGGASTPSGETFNISVSGDVDGLITQALLTGNFESAVDLCLHDNRMADAIILAIAGGPDLLARTQTKYFAKSQSKITRLITAVVTKNWSDIVESCDLKNWREALAAVLTYARPEEFATLCDLLGSRLEKEGDQSLQAQACLCYICAGNVEKLVACWTKAQDGVSPLSLQDLIEKVVILRKAVQVTQAVDTQDVGVLLADKMSQYAILLAAQGSLAAAMAFLPNNTNQLNIVQLRERLCRAQGESSVPSTNTMPTRTAPAVPQRIPTHVNPTSDNHYYPQARIAPTVTSWSNKNPTALTSPAPAASSSFDTQRENAPPPGFNIPGNMYPSPPVATAPPPDSNANPYNMGARQTYPQPYPPAPQYYGSEGQAVYPPQPSASVPAASPYPSSYVPSSHSAPQPLYPVQPQHSPVSSSSSLPSLPPPGHSFQHARPGVPAASAPYAIPPPGSTGPQNGWNDPPALSRTSKKKVLENRLPPPPITAPIMADPLSQPQQAPLPVAPAATVPFQPSHMPIPQAGVHLDSSKPSTEGAPGAPIGNTIQAMHSLPAEKITKNPIPEEHLILKTTFEALIQRCLSSAIDPQTKRKLDDANKRLESLYDKLREQTLSPSIIAGLHNIARSIESRNYMEGLNIHTHIVSTSNFSETSAFMPVLKVVLTQANKLGV, from the exons ATGAAGCTAAAAGAGATTGACCGTACTGCTATGCAGGCCTGGAGCCCTTCTCAGCAACATCCCATATATCTAGCTACAG GCACCTCTGCCCAACAGCTTGATGCCACATTCAGCACAAATGCATCTTTGGAGATTTTCGAGCTGGATTTGGATGAACCATCGCTAGATATGAAGTCCTGCGCTTCCTTTGCCTCTTCTCAtcg GTACCATAAGCTTATTTGGGGGCCACATGGAGCAAACTCTGAAAGCAGCGTTACAGGTATTCTCATTGCCGGAGGGGAGAACGGAAATGTAATTCTTTATGACCCCGCCAAGATTTTGGCCGGTGACAATAACGTGCTGATCGCTCAGCAGGATAAGCATACTGGGCCAGTCAGAGCTTTGGATGTAAATCCCTTCCAG ACAAACCTTTTTGCCTCTGGTGCCAATGAATCTGAAATTTACATTTGGGATTGTAATCACCTAGCTGTCCCCATGACGCCTGGCACCAAATCTCAG cCCCTGGAGGACATCAGCTGCATTGCATGGAACAGACAAGTTCAGCACATTCTGGCTTCTGCTAGCCCCAGTGGTAGAGCCACAGTATGGGACCTGCGAAAAAATGAACCAATTCTTAAAGTCAGCGACCACAGCAACAGG ATGCATTGTTCTGGCATGGCTTGGCATCCTGATGTGGCTACACAAATGGTCTTGTCTTCTGAAGATGATCGCTTACCTGTAATACAGATGTGGGATCTTAGATTTGCTTCTTCACCATTACGAGTGATGGAAAATCATGCAAG GGGCATCTTGGCTATTGCCTGGAGTATGGCAGACCCAGAAATGTTACTGAGCTGTGCGAAAGACTCCAAAATACTCTGCTCCAATCCCAACACCGGAGAA GTTTTGTATGAACTTCCTACCAATACCCAGTGGTGTTTTGATATCCAGTGGTGTCCGCGGAATCCGGCTGTGCTTTCTGCAGCTTCTTTTGATGGACATATCAGCGTTTATTCCATCATGGGTGGAGGCAATGACAATCTCAATCAGAAACAGGCGGATAAG CTTTCTTTATCTTTTGGGAATTTGGACCCATTTGGCACTGGACAatcccttcctcctctgcagcttcctCAGCAGACTGCACCACAGAGCAGCGTTCAACCTCTGAAAAAACCACCAAAGTGGCTGCGACGACCAGTTGGGGCCTCATTTTCT tttgGGGGGAAGTTGGTTACGTTTGGAGCTGAGAAGACTCAAGCAGCCCAACAGCATCCACAGGGGGACCGGTATCACGTGTATGTCAGCCAAGTGGTCACTGAGGAAGAATTTCTGAACCGCTCCAACAAACTTCAAGATGTGGTCAGCACAGGAGCGTTCCTTGACTATTGCCAGAAAAAGATTGATGATGCCAAGAATGACTTTGAAAAAAATGTCTGGTCATTCCTCAAG GTAAATTTTGAAGATGATTCTCGAGGGAAGTATCTAGAGCTTCTAGGATTCAGAAAGGAAGATCTTGGAGCAAAG ATTGCATCTGTTTTAAGCCAAGTTGATGGGCCAGATCAG AGTGCAAACCAAGAGAAAGGAGAAGGTGGTGCCTCCACCCCGTCAGGTGAAACATTTAATATATCAGTGAGCGGAG ATGTTGATGGACTTATCACTCAAGCTTTGCTGACGGGGAACTTTGAAAGTGCAGTTGATCTTTGTTTACATGATAACCGTATGGCTGATGCAATTATTCTGGCCATTGCCGGAGGACCTGATTTATTGGCCAGGACGCAAACCAAATACTTTGCTAAATCGCAAAGCAAAATAACAAGG CtgatcacggctgttgttaccaAGAACTGGAGTGATATTGTGGAATCCTGTGATCTTAAGAATTGGAGAGAAGCACTTGCTGCAGTCTTGACCTATGCCAGGCCTGAAGAATTTGCTACTCTGTGTG ACCTATTGGGCTCCAGGCTTGAAAAGGAGGGTGATCAGTCTCTGCAGGCACAAGCCTGTCTATGCTACATCTGTGCAGGGAATGTAGAGAAACTAGTGGCCTGTTGGACCAAAGCCCAGGATGGAGTCAGCCCCCTCTCACTTCAG GATCTTATAGAAAAAGTGGTCATACTTCGTAAAGCCGTGCAAGTCACACAAGCTGTGGATACACAAGATGTTGGTGTCCTCCTGGCAGATAAGATGAGTCAGTATGCCATCTTACTGGCAGCTCAGGGTAGCCTTGCAGCTGCTATGGCATTTTTACCCAACAACACCAATCAG CTAAACATAGTGCAGTTGCGGGAGAGATTGTGCCGAGCACAAGGAGAGAGCAGCGTGCCTTCCACAAACACTATGCCAACCCGCACAGCACCAGCGGTTCCACAGCGCATACCAACGCATGTGAATCCAACATCGGACAACCATTACTACCCACAG GCTAGAATTGCCCCTACTGTCACTTCCTGGAGTAACAAAAACCCTACTGCCCTTACCAGCCCTgcacctgctgcctcctcttccttTGACACACAG agAGAAAATGCTCCTCCACCTGGCTTCAACATCCCTGGTAATATGTATCCATCTCCTCCTGTAGCTACAGCTCCACCACCGGATTCTAATGCCAACCCGTACAACATGGGGGCTCGGCAAACCTACCCCCAAC CCTATCCACCTGCTCCACAGTATTACGGTTCTGAGGGACAAGCGGTCTATCCACCTCAACCGTCAGCCTCAGTTCCCGCTGCCTCACCATACCCTAGCTCTTATGTCCCATCTTCCCACTCTGCTCCTCAACCTCTCTATCCTGTGCAGCCTCAACACTCTCCAGTGTCGTCATCATCTTCACTtccttctctccctcctcctggacATTCCTTCCAGCATGCCAGGCCAGGAGTGCCAGCTGCCTCTGCTCCTTATGCAATACCTCCACCTGGATCTACAG GGCCACAGAATGGATGGAATGACCCCCCTGCTCTCAGTAGAACTTCAAAGAAAAAG GTTCTTGAAAACCGCCTCCCTcctccaccaatcacagctccgatAATGGCAGACCCACTGTCCCAACCGCAGCAAGCTCCATTGCCTGTAGCGCCTGCAGCAACAGTACCATTTCAGCCATCTCACATGCCAATCCCCCAAGCAGGAGTACACCTTGACTCCTCAAAGCCTAGTACAGAGGGTGCTCCAGGTGCACCCATTGGCAACACCATTCAG GCTATGCACAGCTTACCTGCTGAGAAGATCACCAAGAACCCGATCCCTGAGGAGCATCTAATCCTGAAAACGACTTTTGAAGCCCTCATCCAAAGATGTTTATCATCAGCCATCGATCCT caAACCAAAAGGAAATTGGATGATGCAAATAAGAGGCTGGAGTCCTTGTATGACAAGCTCAGAGAGCAAACG CTGTCTCCATCAATTATTGCAGGTTTACACAACATCGCCAGAAGTATTGAGTCTCGAAACTATATGGAAGGTCTGAACATCCATACTCACATAGTGAGCACCAGTAACTTCAGTGAAACATCTGCCTTCATGCCAGTACTCAAAGTAGTGCTTACCCAGGCCAATAAACTTGGAGTGTGA
- the SEC31A gene encoding protein transport protein Sec31A isoform X2, translating into MKLKEIDRTAMQAWSPSQQHPIYLATGTSAQQLDATFSTNASLEIFELDLDEPSLDMKSCASFASSHRYHKLIWGPHGANSESSVTGILIAGGENGNVILYDPAKILAGDNNVLIAQQDKHTGPVRALDVNPFQTNLFASGANESEIYIWDCNHLAVPMTPGTKSQPLEDISCIAWNRQVQHILASASPSGRATVWDLRKNEPILKVSDHSNRMHCSGMAWHPDVATQMVLSSEDDRLPVIQMWDLRFASSPLRVMENHARGILAIAWSMADPEMLLSCAKDSKILCSNPNTGEVLYELPTNTQWCFDIQWCPRNPAVLSAASFDGHISVYSIMGGGNDNLNQKQADKLSLSFGNLDPFGTGQSLPPLQLPQQTAPQSSVQPLKKPPKWLRRPVGASFSFGGKLVTFGAEKTQAAQQHPQGDRYHVYVSQVVTEEEFLNRSNKLQDVVSTGAFLDYCQKKIDDAKNDFEKNVWSFLKVNFEDDSRGKYLELLGFRKEDLGAKIASVLSQVDGPDQTVKETDQAVENDEEESDASEELILGESANQEKGEGGASTPSDVDGLITQALLTGNFESAVDLCLHDNRMADAIILAIAGGPDLLARTQTKYFAKSQSKITRLITAVVTKNWSDIVESCDLKNWREALAAVLTYARPEEFATLCDLLGSRLEKEGDQSLQAQACLCYICAGNVEKLVACWTKAQDGVSPLSLQDLIEKVVILRKAVQVTQAVDTQDVGVLLADKMSQYAILLAAQGSLAAAMAFLPNNTNQLNIVQLRERLCRAQGESSVPSTNTMPTRTAPAVPQRIPTHVNPTSDNHYYPQARIAPTVTSWSNKNPTALTSPAPAASSSFDTQRENAPPPGFNIPGNMYPSPPVATAPPPDSNANPYNMGARQTYPQPYPPAPQYYGSEGQAVYPPQPSASVPAASPYPSSYVPSSHSAPQPLYPVQPQHSPVSSSSSLPSLPPPGHSFQHARPGVPAASAPYAIPPPGSTGTLPAASELPASQRTEFSTVQDMTTYQQGPQNGWNDPPALSRTSKKKVLENRLPPPPITAPIMADPLSQPQQAPLPVAPAATVPFQPSHMPIPQAGVHLDSSKPSTEGAPGAPIGNTIQAMHSLPAEKITKNPIPEEHLILKTTFEALIQRCLSSAIDPQTKRKLDDANKRLESLYDKLREQTLSPSIIAGLHNIARSIESRNYMEGLNIHTHIVSTSNFSETSAFMPVLKVVLTQANKLGV; encoded by the exons ATGAAGCTAAAAGAGATTGACCGTACTGCTATGCAGGCCTGGAGCCCTTCTCAGCAACATCCCATATATCTAGCTACAG GCACCTCTGCCCAACAGCTTGATGCCACATTCAGCACAAATGCATCTTTGGAGATTTTCGAGCTGGATTTGGATGAACCATCGCTAGATATGAAGTCCTGCGCTTCCTTTGCCTCTTCTCAtcg GTACCATAAGCTTATTTGGGGGCCACATGGAGCAAACTCTGAAAGCAGCGTTACAGGTATTCTCATTGCCGGAGGGGAGAACGGAAATGTAATTCTTTATGACCCCGCCAAGATTTTGGCCGGTGACAATAACGTGCTGATCGCTCAGCAGGATAAGCATACTGGGCCAGTCAGAGCTTTGGATGTAAATCCCTTCCAG ACAAACCTTTTTGCCTCTGGTGCCAATGAATCTGAAATTTACATTTGGGATTGTAATCACCTAGCTGTCCCCATGACGCCTGGCACCAAATCTCAG cCCCTGGAGGACATCAGCTGCATTGCATGGAACAGACAAGTTCAGCACATTCTGGCTTCTGCTAGCCCCAGTGGTAGAGCCACAGTATGGGACCTGCGAAAAAATGAACCAATTCTTAAAGTCAGCGACCACAGCAACAGG ATGCATTGTTCTGGCATGGCTTGGCATCCTGATGTGGCTACACAAATGGTCTTGTCTTCTGAAGATGATCGCTTACCTGTAATACAGATGTGGGATCTTAGATTTGCTTCTTCACCATTACGAGTGATGGAAAATCATGCAAG GGGCATCTTGGCTATTGCCTGGAGTATGGCAGACCCAGAAATGTTACTGAGCTGTGCGAAAGACTCCAAAATACTCTGCTCCAATCCCAACACCGGAGAA GTTTTGTATGAACTTCCTACCAATACCCAGTGGTGTTTTGATATCCAGTGGTGTCCGCGGAATCCGGCTGTGCTTTCTGCAGCTTCTTTTGATGGACATATCAGCGTTTATTCCATCATGGGTGGAGGCAATGACAATCTCAATCAGAAACAGGCGGATAAG CTTTCTTTATCTTTTGGGAATTTGGACCCATTTGGCACTGGACAatcccttcctcctctgcagcttcctCAGCAGACTGCACCACAGAGCAGCGTTCAACCTCTGAAAAAACCACCAAAGTGGCTGCGACGACCAGTTGGGGCCTCATTTTCT tttgGGGGGAAGTTGGTTACGTTTGGAGCTGAGAAGACTCAAGCAGCCCAACAGCATCCACAGGGGGACCGGTATCACGTGTATGTCAGCCAAGTGGTCACTGAGGAAGAATTTCTGAACCGCTCCAACAAACTTCAAGATGTGGTCAGCACAGGAGCGTTCCTTGACTATTGCCAGAAAAAGATTGATGATGCCAAGAATGACTTTGAAAAAAATGTCTGGTCATTCCTCAAG GTAAATTTTGAAGATGATTCTCGAGGGAAGTATCTAGAGCTTCTAGGATTCAGAAAGGAAGATCTTGGAGCAAAG ATTGCATCTGTTTTAAGCCAAGTTGATGGGCCAGATCAG ACTGTCAAAGAAACTGACCAGGCTGTAGAGAATGATGAGGAAGAAAGTGATGCGTCAGAGGAACTGATCTTGGGGGAG AGTGCAAACCAAGAGAAAGGAGAAGGTGGTGCCTCCACCCCGTCAG ATGTTGATGGACTTATCACTCAAGCTTTGCTGACGGGGAACTTTGAAAGTGCAGTTGATCTTTGTTTACATGATAACCGTATGGCTGATGCAATTATTCTGGCCATTGCCGGAGGACCTGATTTATTGGCCAGGACGCAAACCAAATACTTTGCTAAATCGCAAAGCAAAATAACAAGG CtgatcacggctgttgttaccaAGAACTGGAGTGATATTGTGGAATCCTGTGATCTTAAGAATTGGAGAGAAGCACTTGCTGCAGTCTTGACCTATGCCAGGCCTGAAGAATTTGCTACTCTGTGTG ACCTATTGGGCTCCAGGCTTGAAAAGGAGGGTGATCAGTCTCTGCAGGCACAAGCCTGTCTATGCTACATCTGTGCAGGGAATGTAGAGAAACTAGTGGCCTGTTGGACCAAAGCCCAGGATGGAGTCAGCCCCCTCTCACTTCAG GATCTTATAGAAAAAGTGGTCATACTTCGTAAAGCCGTGCAAGTCACACAAGCTGTGGATACACAAGATGTTGGTGTCCTCCTGGCAGATAAGATGAGTCAGTATGCCATCTTACTGGCAGCTCAGGGTAGCCTTGCAGCTGCTATGGCATTTTTACCCAACAACACCAATCAG CTAAACATAGTGCAGTTGCGGGAGAGATTGTGCCGAGCACAAGGAGAGAGCAGCGTGCCTTCCACAAACACTATGCCAACCCGCACAGCACCAGCGGTTCCACAGCGCATACCAACGCATGTGAATCCAACATCGGACAACCATTACTACCCACAG GCTAGAATTGCCCCTACTGTCACTTCCTGGAGTAACAAAAACCCTACTGCCCTTACCAGCCCTgcacctgctgcctcctcttccttTGACACACAG agAGAAAATGCTCCTCCACCTGGCTTCAACATCCCTGGTAATATGTATCCATCTCCTCCTGTAGCTACAGCTCCACCACCGGATTCTAATGCCAACCCGTACAACATGGGGGCTCGGCAAACCTACCCCCAAC CCTATCCACCTGCTCCACAGTATTACGGTTCTGAGGGACAAGCGGTCTATCCACCTCAACCGTCAGCCTCAGTTCCCGCTGCCTCACCATACCCTAGCTCTTATGTCCCATCTTCCCACTCTGCTCCTCAACCTCTCTATCCTGTGCAGCCTCAACACTCTCCAGTGTCGTCATCATCTTCACTtccttctctccctcctcctggacATTCCTTCCAGCATGCCAGGCCAGGAGTGCCAGCTGCCTCTGCTCCTTATGCAATACCTCCACCTGGATCTACAGGTACTCTGCCTGCTGCCAGTGAGCTGCCTGCATCCCAGAGAACAG AATTTTCCACTGTTCAAGATATGACAACATACCAGCAAG GGCCACAGAATGGATGGAATGACCCCCCTGCTCTCAGTAGAACTTCAAAGAAAAAG GTTCTTGAAAACCGCCTCCCTcctccaccaatcacagctccgatAATGGCAGACCCACTGTCCCAACCGCAGCAAGCTCCATTGCCTGTAGCGCCTGCAGCAACAGTACCATTTCAGCCATCTCACATGCCAATCCCCCAAGCAGGAGTACACCTTGACTCCTCAAAGCCTAGTACAGAGGGTGCTCCAGGTGCACCCATTGGCAACACCATTCAG GCTATGCACAGCTTACCTGCTGAGAAGATCACCAAGAACCCGATCCCTGAGGAGCATCTAATCCTGAAAACGACTTTTGAAGCCCTCATCCAAAGATGTTTATCATCAGCCATCGATCCT caAACCAAAAGGAAATTGGATGATGCAAATAAGAGGCTGGAGTCCTTGTATGACAAGCTCAGAGAGCAAACG CTGTCTCCATCAATTATTGCAGGTTTACACAACATCGCCAGAAGTATTGAGTCTCGAAACTATATGGAAGGTCTGAACATCCATACTCACATAGTGAGCACCAGTAACTTCAGTGAAACATCTGCCTTCATGCCAGTACTCAAAGTAGTGCTTACCCAGGCCAATAAACTTGGAGTGTGA